The Homo sapiens chromosome 4, GRCh38.p14 Primary Assembly genome contains the following window.
taattttttgtattttttagtagagacggggtttcaccgtgttagccaggatggtctcgatctcctgacctcgtgatccgcccgcctcggcctcccaaagtgctgggattacaggcgtgagccaccgcgcccggcctgctaatttttgtatttttagtagagacgaggtttcaccatgttggccaagatggtctcgatctcttgacctcggcctcctaaagtgctgggttatgggtgtgagccaccttgcccagcccaagagttttttttttttttttaaggaattatATATACAGTATGATTTGAATTTCATAAATGTGATTTCCAgaaagctttttgagaaaatgttgGCAGCATTGAGTGAAGTGTGCCTATATAAAATGGAACCACTTGAGTTTCAATTCCTCTTCCTTCCTATTTAAGCTCTGGTAGAGAGGTTATTGAGTAGTAAAACTGACCGTAGATTAGAGGAGGGGATGTAGGGCGAAGGAAGCAGAAAGACTAGAAAGGCTCTAGATAACTCCTTCTCTATCGGTTCCTGGAATACTGACCATATCTGTTAACCCCAAATTCTAGGCAAATGAAGACCCCAGTGACAGCACTCAGTCAGAGGAGGGCCTGGGCTCTGATGATCATCAATACATTTATAGGCTAGCTGGTGGCTTCTCCAGGAGCACAGGAAAAGGAGGAGATGATAAAGATGACGATGAAGATGACAGTGGAGATGACACCTTTGGTGACGATGACAGTGGCCCAGGGCCCAAAGACAGACAAGAAGGAGGAAACTCCAGACTGGGAAGTGATGAGGACTCTGATGACACCATACAAGCCAGTGAAGAGAGTGCCCCACAAGGGCAAGACAGTGCCCAAGATACCACCAGTGAGAGCAGGGAACTTGACAATGAGGACCGGGTGGACAGCAAGCCTGAGGGAGGTGACTCCACTCAAGAGAGTGAGAGTGAAGAGCACTGGGTGGGAGGTGGCAGTGATGGGGAGAGCAGCCATGGAGACGGCTCCGAGTTGGACGATGAGGGAATGCAGAGTGATGACCCAGAGAGCATCAGGAGTGAAAGGGGAAACTCCAGAATGAACAGTGCAGGCATGAAATCAAAAGAATCTGGAGAAAACAGTGAGCAAGCAAACACTCAAGATTCAGGTGGCAGCCAATTGCTGGAGCATCCCAGTAGGAAAATTTTTAGGAAGTCTCGCATCTCAGAGGAAGATGACAGAAGCGAGCTTGATGACAACAACACAATGGAAGAAGTCAAGAGTGACTCTACAGAAAACAGCAACTCCAGAGACACTGGCCTCAGCCAACCCAGGAGAGACAGCAAGGGTGACTCTCAAGAAGACAGCAAGGAGAATCTGTCCCAGGAAGAGAGCCAAAACGTAGATGGTCCCAGCAGTGAGTCCAGCCAAGAGGCCAACCTGTCATCTCAAGAGAACAGCAGTGAGTCTCAGGAAGAGGTGGTGAGTGAGTCCAGGGGAGATAACCCCGACCCCACAACTAGTTATGTAGAAGACCAGGAAGACAGTGACTCCAGCGAGGAGGACAGCTCGCACACACTCTCCCACTCAAAAAGTGAATCCAGAGAGGAGCAAGCAGACAGCGAATCCAGTGAGAGCCTCAACTTCTCAGAGGAAAGCCCGGAGTCCCCTGAGGATGAGAACAGCTCCAGCCAGGAGGGCCTCCAGTCTCACAGCAGCTCAGCAGAGAGTCAGAGCGAGGAAAGCCATTCTGAGGAAGACGACAGTGACTCTCAAGACAGCAGCAGATCCAAAGAAGATAGCAACTCCACGGAGAGCAAATCAAGCAGTGAGGAAGATGGCCAGTTGAAAAACATTGAGATAGAGAGCCGGAAATTAACAGTTGATGCCTATCACAACAAACCCATTGGGGACCAAGATGACAATGACTGCCAAGACGGCTATTAGCATCAGCTGTCCTAAGAAGCAGTTGTCACATAAAGGAGTCTTAGGGACTTG
Protein-coding sequences here:
- the DMP1 gene encoding dentin matrix acidic phosphoprotein 1 isoform X2; the protein is MHLSQVRRGMTFSSVLCPELMKVEVSHPTMKISILLMFLWGLSCALPVTRYQNNESEDSEEWKGHLAQAPTPPLANEDPSDSTQSEEGLGSDDHQYIYRLAGGFSRSTGKGGDDKDDDEDDSGDDTFGDDDSGPGPKDRQEGGNSRLGSDEDSDDTIQASEESAPQGQDSAQDTTSESRELDNEDRVDSKPEGGDSTQESESEEHWVGGGSDGESSHGDGSELDDEGMQSDDPESIRSERGNSRMNSAGMKSKESGENSEQANTQDSGGSQLLEHPSRKIFRKSRISEEDDRSELDDNNTMEEVKSDSTENSNSRDTGLSQPRRDSKGDSQEDSKENLSQEESQNVDGPSSESSQEANLSSQENSSESQEEVVSESRGDNPDPTTSYVEDQEDSDSSEEDSSHTLSHSKSESREEQADSESSESLNFSEESPESPEDENSSSQEGLQSHSSSAESQSEESHSEEDDSDSQDSSRSKEDSNSTESKSSSEEDGQLKNIEIESRKLTVDAYHNKPIGDQDDNDCQDGY
- the DMP1 gene encoding dentin matrix acidic phosphoprotein 1 isoform 2 precursor (isoform 2 precursor is encoded by transcript variant 2), translated to MKISILLMFLWGLSCALPVTRYQNNESEDSEEWKGHLAQAPTPPLANEDPSDSTQSEEGLGSDDHQYIYRLAGGFSRSTGKGGDDKDDDEDDSGDDTFGDDDSGPGPKDRQEGGNSRLGSDEDSDDTIQASEESAPQGQDSAQDTTSESRELDNEDRVDSKPEGGDSTQESESEEHWVGGGSDGESSHGDGSELDDEGMQSDDPESIRSERGNSRMNSAGMKSKESGENSEQANTQDSGGSQLLEHPSRKIFRKSRISEEDDRSELDDNNTMEEVKSDSTENSNSRDTGLSQPRRDSKGDSQEDSKENLSQEESQNVDGPSSESSQEANLSSQENSSESQEEVVSESRGDNPDPTTSYVEDQEDSDSSEEDSSHTLSHSKSESREEQADSESSESLNFSEESPESPEDENSSSQEGLQSHSSSAESQSEESHSEEDDSDSQDSSRSKEDSNSTESKSSSEEDGQLKNIEIESRKLTVDAYHNKPIGDQDDNDCQDGY
- the DMP1 gene encoding dentin matrix acidic phosphoprotein 1 isoform 1 precursor (isoform 1 precursor is encoded by transcript variant 1), with translation MKISILLMFLWGLSCALPVTRYQNNESEDSEEWKGHLAQAPTPPLESSESSEGSKVSSEEQANEDPSDSTQSEEGLGSDDHQYIYRLAGGFSRSTGKGGDDKDDDEDDSGDDTFGDDDSGPGPKDRQEGGNSRLGSDEDSDDTIQASEESAPQGQDSAQDTTSESRELDNEDRVDSKPEGGDSTQESESEEHWVGGGSDGESSHGDGSELDDEGMQSDDPESIRSERGNSRMNSAGMKSKESGENSEQANTQDSGGSQLLEHPSRKIFRKSRISEEDDRSELDDNNTMEEVKSDSTENSNSRDTGLSQPRRDSKGDSQEDSKENLSQEESQNVDGPSSESSQEANLSSQENSSESQEEVVSESRGDNPDPTTSYVEDQEDSDSSEEDSSHTLSHSKSESREEQADSESSESLNFSEESPESPEDENSSSQEGLQSHSSSAESQSEESHSEEDDSDSQDSSRSKEDSNSTESKSSSEEDGQLKNIEIESRKLTVDAYHNKPIGDQDDNDCQDGY
- the DMP1 gene encoding dentin matrix acidic phosphoprotein 1 isoform X1; the encoded protein is MHLSQVRRGMTFSSVLCPELMKVEVSHPTMKISILLMFLWGLSCALPVTRYQNNESEDSEEWKGHLAQAPTPPLESSESSEGSKVSSEEQANEDPSDSTQSEEGLGSDDHQYIYRLAGGFSRSTGKGGDDKDDDEDDSGDDTFGDDDSGPGPKDRQEGGNSRLGSDEDSDDTIQASEESAPQGQDSAQDTTSESRELDNEDRVDSKPEGGDSTQESESEEHWVGGGSDGESSHGDGSELDDEGMQSDDPESIRSERGNSRMNSAGMKSKESGENSEQANTQDSGGSQLLEHPSRKIFRKSRISEEDDRSELDDNNTMEEVKSDSTENSNSRDTGLSQPRRDSKGDSQEDSKENLSQEESQNVDGPSSESSQEANLSSQENSSESQEEVVSESRGDNPDPTTSYVEDQEDSDSSEEDSSHTLSHSKSESREEQADSESSESLNFSEESPESPEDENSSSQEGLQSHSSSAESQSEESHSEEDDSDSQDSSRSKEDSNSTESKSSSEEDGQLKNIEIESRKLTVDAYHNKPIGDQDDNDCQDGY